One genomic segment of Vicia villosa cultivar HV-30 ecotype Madison, WI unplaced genomic scaffold, Vvil1.0 ctg.003299F_1_1, whole genome shotgun sequence includes these proteins:
- the LOC131640767 gene encoding arogenate dehydrogenase 1, chloroplastic-like — translation MQWERQQQEEDLKVKEAELMRGNPLINNPTSFNVKRRRDMQFSMTNYSHSCLQLGIQFFRDVRAFIEANNDVILICTSILSFSKVLSSLPLSCLRRPKTLFVDVLSVKEHPRDLLLHLLLQNL, via the exons ATGCAATGG GAACGGCAACAACAAGAGGAAGATCTAAAAGTAAAAGAAGCAGAGCTTATGCGTGGAAACCCATTGATAAATAATCCTACATCTTTCAATGTCAAAAGAAG GAGGGACATGCAATTTTCAATGACAAATTACTCTCATTCATGCCTCCAATTGGGTATTCAATTCTTCAg GGATGTTAGAGCATTCATTGAGGCAAACAACGATGTCATACTCATATGTACATCCATTCTGTCTTTTTCAAAGGTTCTTAGTTCTTTGCCACTTTCTTGTCTTAGGCGACCAAAAACACTCTTTGTTGATGTTCTTTCTGTCAAAGAGCACCCAAGAGACCTATTATTACACCTATTATTACAG AACCTATGA